A region from the Sandaracinus amylolyticus genome encodes:
- a CDS encoding PH domain-containing protein yields MQRCPHCETDLPQPNPAICPSCGASLGEPPRRASGGDAAPPERVIFEGHPALVPGVLEALFVALTLGLGLVWLWVRSRGTHYRLTTSRVVIESGMLNKKIEQIDLYRVDDYAVDLPLGQRLLGTGNLTLATTDRSAKGEVRLAHLRTDVRALYEQLRAATEADKARRGVRRFDSV; encoded by the coding sequence ATGCAGCGCTGCCCTCACTGCGAGACCGACCTCCCGCAGCCGAACCCCGCGATCTGCCCGTCGTGCGGAGCGTCGCTGGGCGAGCCGCCGCGACGCGCGAGCGGCGGGGATGCAGCGCCGCCGGAGCGCGTGATCTTCGAGGGCCACCCTGCCCTCGTGCCCGGCGTGCTCGAGGCGCTCTTCGTCGCGCTGACGCTCGGGCTCGGGCTCGTGTGGCTCTGGGTCCGCTCGCGCGGCACGCACTACCGGCTCACGACGAGCCGCGTCGTGATCGAGTCGGGGATGCTGAACAAGAAGATCGAGCAGATCGATCTCTATCGCGTCGACGACTACGCGGTCGATCTCCCGCTCGGTCAGCGCCTGCTCGGCACCGGGAACCTCACGCTCGCGACGACCGATCGCAGCGCGAAGGGCGAGGTCCGGCTCGCGCACCTGCGCACCGACGTGCGCGCGCTCTACGAGCAGCTGCGCGCTGCGACCGAGGCCGACAAGGCGCGTCGCGGCGTGCGGCGCTTCGATTCCGTTTGA
- the dnaK gene encoding molecular chaperone DnaK translates to MPRVVGIDLGTTNCCVAAVDGFRPRALLNRAGYKTTPSVIAVTEDGRRLVGQLAVRQAVMNPEHTVHAAKRLIGRPYDSPQVRHAIEHSAFRIVEGANGDARIELRGRAYSVPELSAMLLHEMRVVAEQHLGDVVDRAVVTVPAYFNDTQRQAVRDAGRIAGLEVVRILNEPTAAAIAYGFEREERKTIVVYDMGGGTFDVSIVRVDPTVGFDVIATTGDSYLGGEDFDHRVLAWLLASIEKRHGLVLRDDPTALQRLREAAQKAKCELSETHDAEIQLPFLANGEGGAFHFETRLARAQLERMTGDLVTRSLQICERALRLAEIRVSDVDEVILVGGMTRMPAIQRAVTEFFEREPCRGVHPDEVVALGAAITAFSLQGEAQSGVFPGGTMPLRDVTAHSLGIMVAGGRYDVLVPANTTVPTRTTSVFATSRDDQQIVKIVVLQGESEVARENDFLAQFALTGLRRAPAGEVEVEVAFEIDEDGIFRVAAMDVESGEAQTIEVVAQSGLDEAEIARMMHEAQSYMAERRRLEEHERARQGLEVALAEIDRVLPEAERRIERITIAPTAITKAREIAEHVRAVARDSDPRDLVRHAKELEALASEIKLALG, encoded by the coding sequence ATGCCCCGCGTCGTCGGAATCGACCTCGGCACGACGAATTGTTGTGTCGCAGCCGTCGATGGATTTCGTCCGAGAGCGCTCCTCAATCGCGCGGGATACAAGACGACACCGTCGGTCATCGCGGTGACCGAGGACGGGCGTCGCCTCGTCGGACAGCTCGCGGTGCGCCAGGCGGTGATGAACCCCGAGCACACCGTGCACGCGGCCAAGCGCCTGATCGGCCGCCCCTACGACTCGCCGCAGGTGCGGCACGCGATCGAGCACAGCGCGTTCCGCATCGTGGAAGGTGCGAACGGCGACGCACGCATCGAGCTGCGCGGCCGCGCGTACTCGGTGCCCGAGCTCTCCGCGATGCTGCTCCACGAGATGCGCGTCGTCGCGGAGCAGCACCTCGGCGACGTCGTCGATCGCGCGGTCGTGACGGTGCCCGCGTACTTCAACGACACGCAGCGGCAGGCGGTGCGCGACGCGGGGCGCATCGCCGGGCTCGAGGTCGTCCGCATCCTCAACGAGCCCACGGCGGCGGCGATCGCGTACGGCTTCGAGCGCGAGGAGCGCAAGACGATCGTCGTCTACGACATGGGCGGCGGCACGTTCGACGTGTCGATCGTGCGCGTCGACCCGACCGTCGGGTTCGACGTGATCGCGACCACCGGCGACTCGTACCTCGGCGGCGAGGACTTCGACCATCGCGTGCTCGCGTGGCTGCTCGCGAGCATCGAGAAGCGACACGGGCTCGTGCTGCGCGACGATCCCACCGCGCTCCAGCGCCTGCGCGAGGCCGCGCAGAAGGCGAAGTGCGAGCTCAGCGAGACGCACGACGCGGAGATCCAGCTGCCGTTCCTCGCGAACGGCGAGGGCGGTGCGTTCCACTTCGAGACGCGGCTCGCGCGCGCGCAGCTCGAGCGCATGACGGGCGATCTCGTCACGCGCAGCCTGCAGATCTGCGAGCGCGCGCTGCGGCTCGCGGAGATCCGCGTGAGCGACGTCGACGAGGTGATCCTGGTCGGCGGCATGACGCGCATGCCTGCGATCCAGCGCGCGGTCACGGAGTTCTTCGAGCGCGAGCCGTGTCGCGGCGTGCACCCCGACGAGGTCGTCGCGCTCGGCGCGGCGATCACCGCGTTCTCGCTGCAGGGCGAGGCGCAGAGCGGCGTGTTCCCGGGAGGGACGATGCCGCTGCGCGACGTCACCGCGCACTCGCTCGGCATCATGGTCGCGGGTGGGCGCTACGACGTGCTGGTCCCCGCGAACACGACGGTGCCGACGCGCACGACGAGTGTGTTCGCGACGAGCCGCGACGATCAGCAGATCGTGAAGATCGTGGTGCTGCAGGGCGAGAGCGAGGTCGCGCGCGAGAACGACTTCCTCGCGCAGTTCGCGCTGACGGGCCTGCGTCGCGCGCCGGCGGGCGAGGTCGAGGTCGAGGTCGCGTTCGAGATCGACGAGGACGGGATCTTCCGCGTCGCGGCGATGGACGTCGAGAGCGGCGAGGCGCAGACGATCGAGGTCGTCGCGCAGAGCGGGCTCGACGAGGCGGAGATCGCGCGGATGATGCACGAGGCGCAGTCGTACATGGCCGAGCGCCGCCGCCTCGAGGAGCACGAGCGCGCGCGCCAGGGCCTCGAGGTCGCGCTCGCGGAGATCGATCGCGTGCTGCCCGAGGCCGAGCGTCGCATCGAGCGCATCACGATCGCGCCGACGGCGATCACGAAGGCTCGCGAGATCGCGGAGCACGTGCGCGCGGTCGCGCGCGACAGCGATCCGCGCGACCTGGTCCGCCACGCGAAAGAGCTCGAAGCGCTCGCCAGCGAGATCAAGCTGGCGCTCGGCTGA